Proteins from a single region of Sesamum indicum cultivar Zhongzhi No. 13 linkage group LG5, S_indicum_v1.0, whole genome shotgun sequence:
- the LOC105162918 gene encoding 1-aminocyclopropane-1-carboxylate oxidase 5-like has translation MGIPVVDFSKVDGKERADTLALIDHYCQEWGFFQLINHGISEDLLDRVKKVATECYKLEREAGFKNSKPVQLLNQLLENNSNAKIENVDWEDVFLLSDENDVEWPSKTPGFIETMKEYRTELKKLGHKVMEIMDENLGLPKGYIKNTFDGGVENTAFFGTKVSHYPPCPHPEKVNALRAHTDAGGVVLLFQDDEVKGLQMLKDGVWTDVQPLKNSIVINTGDQIEVLSNGRYKSILHRVVPQTDGQRRSIASFYNPSLKATIAPAPPLLGPEVENKASDPAKYPKFVFGDYMSVYLEQKFQPKEPRFQAVKAV, from the exons ATGGGGATTCcagttgttgatttttcaaagGTTGATGGAAAGGAGAGAGCCGATACTCTGGCTCTGATTGATCATTATTGTCAAGAGTGGGGATTCTTTCAG TTAATCAATCATGGCATCTCTGAGGACCTCCTGGACAGGGTGAAGAAGGTGGCCACTGAATGCTATAAGCTAGAAAGGGAGGCAGGTTTCAAGAACTCAAAACCAGTCCAGTTGCTAAATCAACTGCTAGAAAATAATAGCAATGCGAAAATAGAGAATGTGGATTGGGAGGATGTTTTTCTACTCTCGGATGAGAATGATGTTGAGTGGCCATCAAAAACACCTGGTTTCAT AGAAACCATGAAGGAATACAGAACTGAGCTGAAGAAATTAGGACATAAAGTCATGGAAataatggatgaaaatttagGTTTGCCAAAAGGCTATATTAAGAACACTTTTGATGGTGGAGTAGAGAATACTGCATTTTTTGGCACCAAGGTGAGCCACTATCCACCGTGCCCCCACCCAGAGAAGGTAAATGCTCTTCGAGCCCACACCGATGCTGGGGGCGTCGTCTTGCTCTTCCAAGATGATGAGGTGAAAGGCCTTCAAATGTTGAAAGATGGGGTTTGGACTGATGTGCAACCTTTGAAAAATTCTATAGTCATCAATACAGGTGATCAGATTGAAGTTTTGAGCAATGGGAGGTACAAGAGTATTTTACATCGAGTTGTGCCACAAACAGATGGACAAAGGAGGTCAATTGCTTCATTCTATAATCCATCACTCAAGGCAACCATAGCACCCGCTCCACCACTGCTCGGTCCCGAAGTGGAGAACAAGGCGAGCGACCCAGCCAAGTACCCCAAGTTTGTATTTGGGGACTACATGTCCGTTTATCTCGAACAAAAATTCCAACCTAAAGAACCAAGATTTCAGGCTGTAAAAGCCGTGTAA
- the LOC105162919 gene encoding LOW QUALITY PROTEIN: 1-aminocyclopropane-1-carboxylate oxidase 5-like (The sequence of the model RefSeq protein was modified relative to this genomic sequence to represent the inferred CDS: inserted 1 base in 1 codon), translating into MGIPIVDFSKVDGKESADTLALIDHYCQEWGFFQLINHGISEDLLDRVKKVATECYKLEREAGFKNSKPVLLLNELLGKNSDEKIENVDWEDVFLLSDDNDAEWPSKTPGFIETMKEYRTELKKLGHKVMEIMDENLGLPKGYIKNAFDGGVDNTAFFGTKVSHYPPCPHPDKVNALRAHTDAGGVVLLFQDDEVKGLQMLKDGVWTDVQPLKNSIVINTGDQIEVLSNGRYKSILHRVXAQTDGQRRSIASFYNPSLKATIAPAPQLLGPKVENKASDIAKYPKFVFGDYMSVYLEQKFQPKEPRFQAVKAV; encoded by the exons ATGGGGATTccaattgttgatttttcaaagGTTGATGGAAAGGAGAGCGCCGATACTCTGGCTCTAATTGATCATTATTGTCAAGAGTGGGGATTCTTTCAG TTAATCAATCATGGCATCTCTGAGGACCTCCTGGACAGGGTGAAGAAGGTGGCCACTGAATGCTATAAGCTAGAAAGGGAGGCAGGTTTCAAGAACTCAAAACCAGTCCTATTGTTGAATGAACTGCTAGGAAAGAATAGTGATGAGAAAATAGAGAATGTGGATTGGGAGGATGTTTTTTTGCTCTCGGATGACAATGATGCTGAGTGGCCATCAAAAACCCCTGGTTTCAT AGAAACCATGAAGGAATACAGAACTGAGCTGAAGAAATTAGGACACAAAGTCATGGAAataatggatgaaaatttagGCTTGCCAAAAGGCTACATCAAGAATGCTTTTGACGGTGGAGTAGACAATACTGCATTTTTTGGTACCAAGGTGAGCCACTATCCACCGTGCCCCCACCCAGATAAGGTAAATGCTCTCCGAGCCCACACCGATGCTGGGGGCGTCGTCTTGCTCTTCCAAGATGATGAAGTGAAAGGCCTTCAAATGTTGAAAGATGGGGTTTGGACTGATGTGCAacctttaaaaaattctatagtCATCAATACAGGTGATCAGATTGAAGTTTTGAGCAATGGGAGGTACAAGAGTATTTTACATCGAG GTGCCCAAACAGATGGACAAAGGAGGTCAATTGCTTCATTCTACAACCCATCACTCAAGGCAACCATAGCACCTGCTCCGCAACTGCTCGGTCCCAAAGTGGAGAATAAGGCGAGCGACATTGCCAAGTACCCTAAATTTGTATTTGGAGACTACATGTCCGTTTATcttgaacaaaaatttcaacctAAAGAACCAAGATTTCAAGCTGTAAAAGCCGTGTAA
- the LOC105162920 gene encoding 1-aminocyclopropane-1-carboxylate oxidase 5-like produces MGIPVVDFSKVDGKERADTLALIDHYCQEWGFFQLINHGISEDLLDRVKKVATECYKLEREAGFKNSKPVQLLNELLENNSDEKIENVDWEDVFLLSDENDVEWPSKTPGFIETMKEYRTELKKLGHKVMEIMDENLGLPKGYIKNAFDGGVDNTAFFGTKVSHYPPCPHPEKVNALRAHTDAGGVVLLFQDDEVKGLQMLKDGVWTDVQPLKNSIVINTGDQIEVLSNGRYKSILHRVVPQTDGQRRSIASFYNPSLKATIAPAPQLLDPKVENKASDPAKYPKFVFGDYMSVYLEQKFQPKGPRFQAVKAV; encoded by the exons ATGGGGATTCcagttgttgatttttcaaagGTTGATGGAAAGGAGAGAGCTGATACTCTGGCTCTGATCGATCATTACTGTCAAGAGTGGGGATTCTTTCAG TTAATCAATCACGGCATCTCTGAGGACCTCCTAGACAGGGTGAAGAAGGTGGCCACTGAATGCTATAAGCTAGAAAGGGAGGCAGGTTTCAAGAACTCAAAACCAGTCCAGTTGCTAAATGAACTGCTAGAAAATAATAGTGATGAGAAAATAGAGAATGTGGATTGGGAGGATGTTTTTCTACTCTCGGATGAGAATGATGTTGAGTGGCCATCAAAAACACCTGGTTTCAT CGAAACCATGAAGGAATACAGAACCGAGCTGAAGAAATTAGGACATAAAGTCATGGAAATAATGGATGAGAATTTAGGCTTGCCAAAAGGCTACATCAAGAATGCTTTTGATGGTGGAGTAGACAATACTGCATTTTTTGGCACCAAGGTGAGCCACTATCCACCGTGCCCCCACCCAGAGAAGGTAAATGCTCTCCGAGCCCACACCGATGCTGGGGGCGTCGTCTTGCTCTTCCAAGATGATGAGGTGAAAGGCCTTCAAATGTTGAAAGATGGGGTTTGGACTGATGTGCAACCTTTGAAAAATTCTATAGTCATCAATACAGGTGATCAGATTGAAGTTTTGAGCAATGGGAGGTACAAGAGTATTTTACATCGGGTTGTGCCCCAAACAGATGGACAAAGGAGGTCAATTGCTTCATTCTACAATCCATCACTCAAAGCAACCATAGCACCCGCTCCACAACTGCTCGATCCCAAAGTTGAGAACAAGGCGAGCGACCCAGCCAAGTACCCCAAGTTCGTATTTGGGGACTACATGTCCGTTTATCTCGAACAAAAATTCCAACCTAAAGGACCAAGATTCCAGGCTGTAAAAGCCGTGTAA